A window of Solanum stenotomum isolate F172 chromosome 9, ASM1918654v1, whole genome shotgun sequence genomic DNA:
CCCAATAAGGGAAGACTGAGGTAAAAGGACGTCCGTCCACTcacaaaactcatacttaaccaCCTTAACTTAAATCTCCCCTCCCCCATCGAATATGTCTCAGACTATCCAAAATGATAAATATAgtgtaaattagtgaataagcaAAACTCTCCGTCAACATTCTGACTTAACATCTATTTGAGACATGTccaaaaatcataacaatcacTCATGCTTGATTCATCACACCTTTCAAGTAAATTGGACCATCAAGGATCCTTAAAACATTATCTACAACATTTAACATGCAATCCTGGTCTACAGAAGAACTATCCCAACATCTATACACTTATCCAGCCACTCATGGACCAACATgtgatgaatataatatattcaatatattgGGTCCACTCATGAAACTAACACACAAAAACAATCACACATGTACCAGGTGTGGTACCTGAGCCAATCATTAGTTAATTGTACCGGCACGTACTCGAGCCAACCATTAGTTAATTGTACAGGTATTGTACCCAACTCAACTATTAGTTAATTGTAATGGCGTGGTACCTAAGCTAACCATATAGATATTCCGTACTAGATGTGGTACCCGAACcaataaaaaattacacatCACAATCAtagccacaatcacaatgaaTACAAATCAGACTTGTACATCAACTAAACAATTCATTGCATGCGATTGATAACAATATAACCTGTCGGTTTTTGACACTCAATCTTGAATATATTATGATGTGTATGTTATATTATTGattacaaactttaaaaaatattttaaataaaaagtgtACTTAAAGACATAATCCTCTCTGATAAATTATCGCCATATCACTCagtttatatttaatataaagttGTCTTTGAATAGAAATCTTAACatattcaatttcatcaatttacTTATTATAAATCTAGTTGGAGACAATTCATGCTGGTCACTTTTGAAGAAGTTGGGGAATCCAGTAGTTCGCCATAACTTCCTCAACACCAATAAGATAACTGATATTTTGTCTAAGCAAGGTACTTAGCTAACAAGAAGCAGACAAACCCACGTTTTATACAATTCTCCGGACTACATAAAAAAAGTACTAAAAGACGATAAAAAGAGATGACCATCTAGTAAAATAGTAACACTAGCTACTTGTAATAAGTTAATCCGTTTTGATAACCTAGCTATAGTTTCTAACTATATATAGTAGCGAAACATTACTACCTACTATCTTGTACTTGTTAAGAATTTAACCTCTTTAaccccaaaaaaaagaaaaaaaaaagttgccttctctttaattaaaataaaatttaaaaaaaaattattaaatttttttttggtgaaagagtagaaattaattttcttttctttttcaactaaTAAAAATTCTTCACTCGATTAAGACCATCTAGCCTCACTCTTACCAGTCCCCACTGTGTCGCAGACTCGTAAGTCTTCTTCCCCAAATTCGAATCGAATTTGGCTCAAATCTGTATATATATAAACGTATTTCTATTGATTTTGTTGCTGCAGAAAATGGGGAAATTTTTAGGAATTTTGATACTAGCGTTGTGTGCATTGATCTGTGAAGCTGCAATTTTCAGACCCATTTCAGATTCTCACCGATCTGCTGCGTTGGAGTTGCTTACACCCAAAGATGGATCTTTTACAAGGTTTGATTAAACCCTCACTAAACCCCCCTTGATTCTCAGCCTGCAAATTAGTGATCTTGGATGTGTTAAGTGTGTCATGTAAAAATGTTTGAATAAGGAGTTATAGTTGAAGGGTTTCTGAATTTTTGAACATTGGCTTGTTAGTTGTACAAATTTGATCATGATGATTATAAAgctaagatttttttttgtgtcagaTCTCATTCCCATGTTGACCTGTATTTACTCTTCCAGTTTGAGTACCATTGCCCCCCAATATggtgatttgatttttttttaattaggatTTTGTTGCTCTTGGAATATTATTTTGGGGCATTGCAAGAGCATAGCTATACTAGTTTCAGTTTTTGGGTCGTTGGCGGAGGGAAGTTGTTGGGGCTTGTTATTTGAAGTGGACAAGGATAATCCTAGGAAATGATCATCCACTTACAATCTGAATAGAAGTAAATGACCCTACAACGATATCTTGTGTTTTATTTGTGGATACTAGTCTTCTCTTGAGAAGGTCATATAACTAAAATGACATTTATAGTGGACTATAAAATCAAATCTCCAGGATAATTAGGATTATTGAAATTAAGTGCAGGACAATGAGATAAAACAAGAGATTCAGAATTATGAACTTCATCTTACtctctatttctttttaaattggGTGTATTATGTAGATGCATGTTCAATCCAAAGAAGAagtggaaaaaagaagaagaattgtgAATATGGAAATTGTAGATATCTTAAAAAGTTGCAGTTGCATGTTTCACAAGTAcgaataatttatatatatgcaaaAAATATGTCCAAGTGCAGAAGAATTGTGAGAATATATAAGTCTGAgcaatatatataagttattgTGAGAATCGTAATTAACTGAGGAGGAATAGCTTCACAAGTCCGAATGCTAACTTGTGAACCAAGTCTAGTATTCAAGTGGAGAAGGTTAGAGGGGTGAGCGCGTTATTGACCTAGTTTCGAAGCTAGTAATAACATATTTCTTGGTTACCAAAAAACTCAATTGAGGAGGAATAGTTGGTGTTAAGTGTCATACGTTGGTTGCGGGATGGGCTGTTTGCTTCCTTTTATGGTCTTGGGAAATCCTCACCTCATAAGCTAGCTTTGGATGAGTTAGCCAAGGTTCCATTTCTTAATATGATAGCAGAGGCAGACCCATTCATATTATTAGTTTGCCCCCCATGTTAAATTCTCCATGCTCCAAACGTCCGACCCTCATAGTGCAGAGGCTGTAAAGTGTCCTACACTAGTTGAGGGAATGAGTTCTCTCCCTATATGATCTTAAGCAATCCTCTCCTCAAAGAGCTACCTTTTGTTGAATTAGGACCAAGGTTCGTTTCCTAGACAATTTGGTCATTGGCAATCTCGATATTTTGCTAAAAGGTATCTGTTAAACTCTTCCTCTACAAGAAATACAGGGGTAAGAAGGAAACAATTATTGGCACCTCATTGTCCGATTCTTATCAGAATCTGTGATAGCCTGGGATGAACACAATTTATGTTTATCGTGCTctctatttaaaattttgttgatAGTCACCGATTGCAAAAACGTTTAGTTGCACTCTTTTGTGCGTTTACAAACTTATAGTCATAGCTGATATTTGTGGTGTATCTTGAAATTTCAATTGCATCTATCTAGCGGTTGATAATTTTACCTCTCTCCAGCCTTAAAGAAACATACGAGGCCTTAAGGACATTTAAGGTTCTTGGGATTGGACATCAGCTTGACATCAAGGCGAAGTCATGTAAATCAGTGGTGGATACTGCTGGGTCTCCATCTTCCACATTGAAGGACTTGTTCCAAGCATTGGAAGTAAATGGGATATTGAAGTGCGAGCTTAGCAAGGAGACTTTTGCTGTATGTTTAAGCTTACTGCTAATCTGATTTATGGTAATTCTTTTTAGTTCATTATATTTACCTATATCCTCCTTTTTTCTGCGACTGCTGTGTATGTGTGAAGGGCATAGCTTCAAGACTTAAGGATTCTGTGAACACTGCCAGCTCGCTTCTCGACTACTACTATTCAATTGGTAGTTTAGTTCTTATCAAGGTAATGCAACAGGGAGAAATGTCTCATACTTTCTTTTATATTGTACCTGACTTAACTGATACACCTTCTCATGCTCTCAACCCCTTGAAAGAATGTAAACAAAACCAGATTCATATAAAGCAAAGTTGAAGCTTCTCAGTAGTATAGAGTTGGCAATATCTGTGAATTTCGTATCTGCTTGTGTTTCTGTGTGCCTCATAAAGGAATTGAATTTTGCCAAGATTGTTTTTCTGTTCTTACCTTGTCATTGTTCCCTCTGTAGGGTCAAACTTCTGAAGTTGATGTACATCTTGGAGGTGCTGATTCAGTTTTCCGTGCCATAAAGGTTTCTAACTGCACTTGCTGTTATCATTTACATGTTATTACTCAATATTTGTTTCTGTAATATTTGGTATAAGAATGCATAAAGGACGCTTGAGAACTCTTGGCAGGCTCTTAGCCAAAGTGATGGAAGATGGCGCTATAGCTCCAATAATCCCGAGTCTAGTACATTTGCTGCAGGTGATTATTTTCTCTAGAAGACAATAGTTTTGCATTATATTACTAAAACAATTGGCTATCTGTAAACATGAGTCCCTAAGGTGCCCCCTCTTCTTGCTTGATTGCTGTatcttttgttattattttatcctGGTTTTGAATATTCCTTTACAGGAATTGCACTTGAGAGCCTGGCTGGTGTCATTTCATTAGCATCTTCTGAGATCGATCATTCTCTGGTGAGTGACACTTGTCCTTCCTATTGATCAATCCCCGAGAACATTAATTTGTACTTTGGTCACCGgtattttatgaaaaatctttCACTTAAGTAAGCACTAATATCCTCCTTATCACTGTAATTAAAGGCCCACATAAGCCCTGAAACTAGGTGTAGCGCAGGCTGGGTGCTTTGCATTGCTTAAGGCAGCTCTGTGTAGACGTTAAGGTGCTAAGATGTGCGTTTCGGCACTATGGATATGAATCTAGAAACTTAGTAGATTAACTTATAATTTGAACTAAACATTTAAATTGTTTCAACCTGATGGCTTTGGTCCTGAGGTAAGAGCACAACGTGTGTGGGTTAGGTGCACATCGCGAGTTCATTACCATCTATAGACAAAAACATGGTATTAAAGCGGAGAAGTGGAGGGGTGGAGTAATTATCGTCCTTGATGATTTCTCGGCTGCCAAAAAGAATATTTCACTTAATTGTAGTTTTTCAGTTCTTTTGTCTATAAAATCAGTGTTTTGTTCTTCATTCTTTATTAAGTTGAGCTTATATATTTATGTGTAATGCGTATGTAATTATGTATGTGTGTATGATGCATGGATGCattcatgcatgtatgtagagTCCATCCGTATTTGCTAGAGTACCACTTCAATTGTGCTTTTCGTTAAAGCCACAACAGATTTTGGTGCAATTTGATGCATTTCTCCTTTGCAATGTATATTTCATGGAAACCCCTACCACATTCATGTGCAtacctcttttttttcttttctggaTAACCTAGAAATTCCAAGGTAAATAGCAGTATAGCACAGGGTTCAAAATTCGGTGGATAATTGGCCCATCCTCTACCCTTCAGCCTCCAAATACCAGACACAAATATCCAACGTGCGCCTAAACCACACCTCAGAAGCTACGCTTTATTAACTACACCGAAGTCGTGGAGACACATGCATACCTCTTTTGAATGAGCATTTTGGTTTGAAAATACGGGATCCTGGTAGAATTCTTGCTATTGAGATTCACCTTGCAGTTCAAGTTTAGCTGTTTCTTTTACAACATAGCTGTTTATGTTTCAAGTACACTGCTCATTTTGTTTTAGTTCATTTGATGGTGTTGAGTGTGAGATTCCTTACAGCTATCATTGGAGAGGTTACTGAATGTGTTAttgcatttatttcattttgctTTCCACTATTGTGCCACTTAATGTGTGTTTAAAATGTGCCTTTTAAGTTCATATATTACAAGGTTTGGGAATATGGGGTGATTGACTGAGCTGTTGGGTGATTTTCTAAGGGgatcaataaaatattataacacCTCTCATGTGATACTAATTATCTGAAGTCTTATGTTTTTTCCTGCTGTTGCTAAAAGGGATGAACGTAAGAATGTTACATGTTTGAGCGGGTCAACATAAAGGAGATAAAGCAGAGACAAAGGATTGACGGTCATTTGATTTAAAACTGCATGTCTCTTATATATGTCTAGGTAGTATTGAGTTGAGTGGACCAGTATGTTAGCTTATGCACTAAAGTTGTGTTTTGCTTCATTTGGAAGTACATCATATGTCAtcactgtttttttttctacttgcaTGCATAGGATTTTGTGAGATAACTAGTTTTAACTCTATTTCTTTGTGTTGGCAGATTAGCCTGGTGAAAAATGACATATCAAAGCTTCTAGATGGTGTTGAGAAATATGGTatctacctcttttgttctttGTATGTTGTCCTTATTCTCTTGTTCACTCTGATACTTTTTCTTTGCTTTTCTCGGTGAGATTTTCAGTAGCTTTTAGTAAATTTTGCTTGAGATTCCCTGTTCTGAGATTTGAACTTACAGGGATGTACACTGATGTGCTTGTGCTAGATAGAGTAAATGGCATTAGCTGGTTGTAATTGTTTAGGTCTGTGCTATTCATTTGGATGTACCAGAGAAAACCTTCTTATCACAGCACAACTTTTAGATACtggaaaaaaatatagtattcAAATTTTTCTTGCAATAGTTTCCagccaagaaaaagaaaacatagtCTGTAAAAATACTACTGATGCATGTTAAAAGGGTATTATTGctctttttcatagttttaatTTAGATGAAATTTGTTGTTCTTCCTATTTTATGTGGTTATTGATATTAGTGTGGTAGAAACAAAGGATTGACgtatcagaaaatgaaatgaagGAATGAATATGATGTGCATGGCGTTTTTCTTGATACTGAAAGTTCAAATGAGAAGTGTTTATTAATGGATGCTGCAAGTTAAAACAATGTGAACCATGTTAGGATCCCTCCTTATGTCCCTCATGTGATAATGTATGTTACTTTAGGTGCGGgccaagaaaagaaagaaagcataaagtcaataaaaaaatattgtgagtTGTTGTTGGAGTAGGATATATTGATGTATGTTAAGGTATTATCTCTCTTGTCTGTACCATTAATCAAGAAGTAAATTAAATTCTTGCTTTTGTGTATTACTCCTCCGATTGTCCTATTTTGACTTGGCACAgcgtttaagaaagtaaagaagacttttgaatcttatattcttaaattaaattagagatatgtcaaatgtatcaaaatgctCTTTAATCTTGTAGTCTTAAATATGCCATGTGGAAAGTTGGAATTAAAGAGTTgtgaaaaaaaggaaagagacattttttttgatatggactaaaaaggaaagtaggacaaacaaattgaaatggatggaatattaatttttgtcaGGATAGGTTTTTGATTGCCTTTTTTCTTCATATGAAAATTTCAGGTGAAGTGTTTATTAGTGAATGCTGCAACTTGCAAGCTATAACAAAGTGAAATGTTTGGTGTCCTTATGTTTCCTCGTTTCAATATGATGAATGTGTTTATGCTTAGGAAATGATCTTCGATTTAGAGGTACCTCACCTATTTCTGAGGTGAATGTTCCTTGCATATTTATGAGAGATTTATGTAGAGGTGAATGTCCTTGATTTTTCACGAGGGAAATTTTATTTACTATTCCATAAAAAGCTGAGTCTACATTTCACTCAATCAATTGATGCAAGAAGGGCGAAGGCTGGATCTCGGTGATACCTACTTAATCTAGAAAAATACATGATTCATAAATGTATAATCATGTGATTGACTCAAAAATTGTTGTGGTTGATGAGCTGGTCGAGAAAGAGGTAAGGAAAGGGGGGCCAGAAACCAAGCATGTTTATTGGGATGGTCTAACtgacaaaagtaaaaataattcctGTTGTTAAATATATCTGATGCTAGTTGATTGAGAAGCTCTGATGTGCTTGGTCTTTGGCACATTCACTAGATGTTACTTGTGTCTTGTataaaatttttttgagaaggtaacatTTTTTGTATAACTATTTTCTGCAGCATAAAAACTGCAGCTATCCATAATTACAAGGGATGTCTTTTGTAGTTTTCCATAGAAGATGATATTGAAGTAGTTCATGAATCAATTCGATACCGTTCTAGCTTATTTAGAGCTGATGCTGCAGTTTGTCTAGTCATGCTGGGGAACTCAACTCAACATCATTCTAAAAACATTTGTTGTCATGTTACAGATGATGGCGCCTATTACTTTGATGAAAAGCTTGTTGATGCTCATGGACATCAGAGTCCCCTGTCAGCTTCATCAGCGGTGGTGCGTGGTATCACAGCATTTGCCACAGCATCTGATGAAGATTTAAATGTACGGTAGTGTAATAGTTGatcctttcattttttttccaactaTCATATGCACGCTTTATAATAATTTTCCTCTATTATATGCAGCTGCCAGGTGAcaaaattttaggtttagcaaggTTTTTCCTCAGTGTTGGAATTCCTGGAAATGCAGAAGACTTGTTTTATCAACTCGAGGCATTGGCTTCCTTAGAAAACAATCGGTGGGCCTGGCTATGATTTACTCTGTTTTCCCTTTTCCCAAATTCAATAACTCAGGGAATTTGTTTATAGTAACTTTCAGATGAAGAACCTTCCTTATCAGTTATCAGCATTCTTTACTTATGTATGATAAGAACTTATTTTCAATACAGGGTCTCCATTCCATTGATTTTGTCGCTCCCAACTGCTGTGCTTTCATTGACTAAGAAAGACCAGCTTAAGGTGCATCATGTTAATCcctttttccttatattttgATTAGATGGTATTGCTTAGTTTCCTTCATACATGTTTATTCTAACCACTCATTTGGATTTAAGTCTCATTCATGTTATTCGcttgtttatttttgtttctttagtGATACTGTACATTAAAACAGGAATAATGGCTTAAAGACTGGTTTAGAGTAAATAAAATGATGGCTTCAAAGGGGGTTTCTCACTAGAAGATTTAGCTGGCCTTAATTTACATGTGCAATTGCAATCAGCATTATTGCTTGCACATAGAATTTGGTTGTCTTGGTTTTTTTAAGTGCTCACCACTAGATTTCAGTTGTTGACATTTACCATTCTTAAAATTAGGTGAATGTAAACACTGTTTTGGGCTCTGCTGCACCTTCTCTGTCTGTGAAACTCAAGCAGATCTTCAGCTCTGGTTCAAAAGATGCTTCAATCATTGATCAGGTGTGTAGGGTTTTTGTTTGTTATATAATCCAGCTGATGGATATCTAGTAGgagttaaaataatttgattaaaatagTGTAAATGTCTTTGCTCTAATTGAActttaatttgttcaaatttGTGTTCTGCAGGATCTCAAATTTGACCCTGAAAATGCTGTGCATTTCTTGGATGCTTTGCCAGAAAACATTGATGTTGGCAGTTACATTTTTTCTTTGGAGGTATGGCCTAGCTCTCTTTTCCTTATGAAAGTCTTCCCATTCTCCATCCCTTGGAATCTCTCATGCCTTTAAGTTGATACTTATTTGATCTCCTATCTTTCTTTTCTGGATGATCTTCTAGATTGTCCTTGACAGTCCGGAGGATAAAAAGATCTATGCCACTGGAGGACGAACAAAAGTACCCATATATGTGACGGGATTTATCAAAGTTGACCATGCAGATGTTGCTGTTCTTGACAGTGATCTTGGTAATGTGGAAACTCAAAAGAGGTATGGGATTTTCTGCTCTTCTTTTACTCTACTTTTGGCACATATATACTTTAAAGACTGATTTTCTGTTTTAATCTTTGACAATTTATTTGGTCTTTTGTCTTCATTTTCTAATCCTTTGTATTGATGATTACTGTTGACTTGTTCTCTGTTATGATAAATGCAAATATCATGCCTCAATTATGAAAACATATAACACTAATAAATTCCCTTACTGTTTTGACATTTAAGCATTTcatttagaagaaaaatattaagcTAGCTCTAGATTCTTTCTACATGCTGTATCACATTGccattaattaaatttgaagaaCTGGCCACTTTTTCTTAATGATGGTGGTATTTGGTCTTTAGCTTGCTTGCATCTCAATTAATCCACCAGGTCGCTTTCTACAGCCCACAAGCATAGGTGTTGGGTAGTACCACCCCTTGAGGTTAAATAGCTTGGTTGAAGTTCTTTTTTGATAGAGATGTTCTCTTGACGGTGTTCCTTTTTGATAGAGATGATCAGTTTTGACTCTGTTTACGTTGCATTCCTATCTACCTATTTAGAATTTTAACACTCAGTCACTCAATGAAACTTATAGAAGCTGATTCAGATTCAATAAGTTCATACAGTTTACCTTTATATAGCTTCCATCGCATTACGATTTCCTCAATTTAACGGAAAgtgctattttttcacttcatctaattattattatcatttgagTACTGTCTTATTAACTTATTTTTCATACTGTTTTTTTATATCATCATATGGACAATTCTATGCCTTCTGATACAAATTGAAAATTGTGCAACTTGATTTGTGCCTTCACCACAACGATAGTTATCCTTATCCATGTGTGTTTTCCATACAGATTTGATTTGGCAGGGGAGAGCACACTCTCTCTCTCAGCAAACCATCTTCAAAAGCTACGGTTGTCATTCCAATTAACTTCTCCTCTTGGGAATGCTTTTAAGCCACATCAGGTTGAAAACTCATCTTGTCCTTTTAGTGTATTGTCTTCTGTAATAGAACATTGGTGGACTTACTTTTCTCCTGTGCAGGCTTTCCTCAAGTTGAGACATGAGAGCAAAGTGGAACACATCTTTGTAGTGGaaaattctggaaaaaaatttgaaataatactAGTTAAGTTTTCTTAATCGTTTTCTCTATATATCTACCTCCTGTTAACATAGAGTGCACTATGGACAGTTTCGTAAATTTAGCACACGCCTATTTATTTGTTCTTCTTAGAGTTATTCCAACCATTACCATATTTATGCTCTCAGTTGATGGGGTTGGTGATCTGCTATAAGTTCTTATGCGGGAAACATCCATAATTTCCTAGCCTCAAGTTCCAACCAATTAAAAGCATCATTAAAATTGCTCCAATACCAACAATGATGAGAAGAGCTAACCCTGCTGTATTGTAAATGCATTTCTGTTTTGTAGGATTTTCTTGGACTAGTTGAGAAGTTTTTCTATCTATCAGGTAGATATGGCATCCAACTTACAGTTGGGGATTCTGTCATGGTAAGTTTCTGTTTTTTAGCTCCATAAATGTTCTATATATTGTGTCACATTTTGGTCAATTTTTAAGCAGAACAGCAGTAAATAAATTTCTTCTTATGACAACTGGGCTGCTTCGAATTTTGATCTGGAAGCATTTGAGTTGTATTTTAAGCAGATCAATTTTTTCTCCAGGAAAACTCATTCTTCCTACAACTTGGTTCGATTGAATTAGATCTGCCAGAGCCTCCAGAAAAGGCAGCTCGTCCTCCTCCACAACCTATTGATTCTACCTCAAGATTTGGGCCCAAGGCAGAAATATCTCACATATTCAGAGCTCCAGAGAAAAGACCTCCTAAGGAGCTTTCTCTCATCTTTCTGGCCCTTGTTCTCTTGCCATTCATTGGATTTTTGGTCGGGGTATGCTCTTGAATTCTTCTTTTAATTAGTTGATGTGAACAGTTGAGTATTCTCCCTTATCAAAAGAGACAATCGCCAAGTATATGTTTGGTTCTTCTCCCAATTATTTGCTTTGCCTTGAATTTAATGTGGAGCTTTTTTCTCTTGTCTTTCCTATATTACTTTTGttgtgattattatttttgttttttcatgtcTCAACAGCTTTTGAGGCTGCAAGTGAACCTGAAGAACTTCCCAAAAGCATCAGTACCTGCTACATTTGCCATTCTTTTCCACCTTGGCATAGCAGCTGTCTTGACACTCTATCTACTATTTTGGTTGAAGGTCCGTCCATGCTTTCTTTAATCTCTGGTTGTCCTTTATATGAAATTGCTCAACTTTCTGTTTTACAGCATTTCTATTACTTCCGTTCTAATTAAGGTAACAACATGAGGAGATGGAGAAAGAAATTAGTTCAACTTCCCTGTCCTTTTCCTCCCATTCCTTGAAAAAACACTGGTGTTTCAGTGCTGGAAAGTTAGAAGCACAAAATTTAATGAC
This region includes:
- the LOC125875911 gene encoding dolichyl-diphosphooligosaccharide--protein glycosyltransferase subunit 2-like — translated: MGKFLGILILALCALICEAAIFRPISDSHRSAALELLTPKDGSFTSLKETYEALRTFKVLGIGHQLDIKAKSCKSVVDTAGSPSSTLKDLFQALEVNGILKCELSKETFAGIASRLKDSVNTASSLLDYYYSIGSLVLIKGQTSEVDVHLGGADSVFRAIKALSQSDGRWRYSSNNPESSTFAAGIALESLAGVISLASSEIDHSLISLVKNDISKLLDGVEKYDDGAYYFDEKLVDAHGHQSPLSASSAVVRGITAFATASDEDLNLPGDKILGLARFFLSVGIPGNAEDLFYQLEALASLENNRVSIPLILSLPTAVLSLTKKDQLKVNVNTVLGSAAPSLSVKLKQIFSSGSKDASIIDQDLKFDPENAVHFLDALPENIDVGSYIFSLEIVLDSPEDKKIYATGGRTKVPIYVTGFIKVDHADVAVLDSDLGNVETQKRFDLAGESTLSLSANHLQKLRLSFQLTSPLGNAFKPHQAFLKLRHESKVEHIFVVENSGKKFEIILDFLGLVEKFFYLSGRYGIQLTVGDSVMENSFFLQLGSIELDLPEPPEKAARPPPQPIDSTSRFGPKAEISHIFRAPEKRPPKELSLIFLALVLLPFIGFLVGLLRLQVNLKNFPKASVPATFAILFHLGIAAVLTLYLLFWLKLNLFTTLKALGFLGIFLMFVGHRTLSYLASSSAKLKSA